From Psychroflexus torquis ATCC 700755, the proteins below share one genomic window:
- a CDS encoding PAS domain-containing sensor histidine kinase: MKILKDFIENSPDSISLYDEKFNLLEINDAGLELMKMNRKQIIGENLKSLFPDVQRTGRLKAYKAVISGGNPFMSEDVCQSKKFGKKQFSVRAFMTGKGLAIVTRDITALKKTERELLKTNQRLEELTFIAAHDMKSPLTNLQSLIQFIGETDCIKKNCQGLFDKVITSIESISNTVYVLNEVIAIQESHLPNNEHLKFRKVFNVVTESLAAQIKEAKVKIRADFSKAPDIYYPQLYLQSILQNLIGNSIKYRQPNKVSLIEIKTMQKDEGSYLIIKDNGLGMDLSSSTDNIFRLFKRQHTHVEGSGIGLYIVNSLVESHGGTIEVTSEINKGTTFKIYLGYD; encoded by the coding sequence ATGAAAATTTTAAAAGATTTTATAGAAAATTCGCCTGACTCAATTTCATTATACGATGAGAAATTTAATCTACTGGAAATTAATGATGCGGGTCTAGAGCTAATGAAAATGAACCGCAAGCAAATCATTGGTGAGAATCTAAAATCACTTTTCCCAGACGTTCAAAGAACCGGCCGCTTGAAGGCATACAAAGCAGTTATAAGCGGCGGCAATCCGTTTATGAGTGAGGATGTATGCCAATCTAAAAAATTTGGAAAAAAACAATTTAGCGTTCGAGCTTTTATGACAGGAAAAGGTCTTGCGATAGTTACTCGTGACATCACAGCATTAAAAAAAACAGAGAGGGAACTGCTCAAAACGAATCAACGATTGGAAGAACTGACCTTTATAGCTGCTCATGATATGAAATCGCCGCTCACCAACCTTCAGTCACTTATTCAGTTTATTGGCGAAACAGACTGTATAAAAAAAAACTGTCAGGGGCTATTTGACAAGGTCATTACCTCTATTGAAAGCATAAGCAATACCGTTTACGTTTTAAATGAGGTTATTGCAATACAGGAGTCTCATCTTCCCAATAATGAGCATCTCAAATTTAGAAAGGTATTCAATGTCGTAACAGAAAGCCTCGCTGCACAAATTAAGGAGGCTAAGGTGAAAATTCGAGCAGACTTTTCTAAGGCGCCAGACATATACTATCCACAGCTTTATCTTCAAAGTATTTTACAAAATTTGATCGGAAATTCAATCAAATACAGACAACCGAATAAAGTGTCACTTATCGAGATTAAGACAATGCAGAAAGATGAGGGCAGTTACCTTATTATCAAAGACAATGGTCTGGGTATGGACTTAAGTAGTTCAACGGACAATATATTTAGACTCTTCAAACGGCAGCATACACACGTTGAAGGCAGCGGGATTGGATTGTACATTGTCAATTCACTTGTAGAATCACATGGAGGGACCATTGAGGTGACTAGCGAAATAAACAAAGGCACAACATTTAAAATTTACTTAGGTTATGACTGA
- a CDS encoding alpha/beta hydrolase family protein, whose product MNKISKIISFIIIPLVAMNFLWGKTNYQSQVIQFQFQSDTIEGVVNLPKKKYILEEKTPLVIFVHGDGELERDAYGYYEHIWNELAEKGIASMSWDKKGIGQSTGKWLNQSMEDRANEVIAAIDFIQADTRFNFSSIGLIGFSQAGWVMPKVATLSDYPDFIISVSGAINWKRQSNYLTRTRMKLEGANEKAIEAEVKQNEVDFNLFNATSTYPDYVAYQKEECKNEQEEECDFMSEDRFYFVKKNISSDAEQDLKNIRCPVFGAFGAEDLNVDFEESHQTYERIFLTNNKDNYHLKISPEATHSLLKSKHFNAMHPGVGFLVKLKLFGKRAFVKDILYQIIFIMPYE is encoded by the coding sequence ATGAATAAAATATCAAAAATAATTTCCTTCATAATTATACCTTTAGTTGCCATGAATTTCTTGTGGGGGAAAACGAATTATCAAAGTCAAGTTATCCAGTTTCAATTTCAATCTGACACCATTGAAGGAGTCGTGAATTTACCCAAGAAAAAATATATCCTTGAAGAGAAAACCCCTTTAGTTATCTTTGTTCATGGCGACGGAGAACTAGAACGTGATGCCTATGGCTATTACGAACATATCTGGAATGAATTAGCTGAAAAAGGTATTGCTAGTATGTCTTGGGATAAAAAAGGCATAGGGCAAAGTACAGGAAAATGGCTCAATCAATCCATGGAAGACCGAGCAAATGAAGTGATTGCCGCTATTGACTTTATTCAAGCAGATACTCGTTTTAATTTTTCTTCTATAGGATTAATTGGCTTTAGTCAAGCAGGATGGGTAATGCCGAAAGTAGCGACCTTATCAGATTATCCTGATTTTATCATTAGCGTCTCTGGTGCGATTAATTGGAAACGACAAAGCAACTATTTAACTCGAACAAGAATGAAGCTAGAAGGTGCTAACGAGAAGGCGATTGAAGCAGAAGTAAAACAGAATGAAGTTGATTTTAATCTTTTTAATGCTACTAGTACTTATCCCGACTATGTAGCATACCAGAAAGAAGAATGTAAAAATGAACAAGAAGAGGAGTGTGACTTTATGAGCGAAGACCGATTTTATTTTGTCAAAAAAAATATTTCAAGTGACGCAGAGCAAGATTTAAAAAATATTCGATGCCCTGTTTTTGGTGCATTTGGTGCAGAAGATTTGAATGTTGACTTTGAAGAATCTCATCAAACTTATGAGCGTATTTTTTTAACAAATAATAAGGATAATTACCACTTGAAAATATCTCCAGAAGCAACACACAGTTTATTGAAGAGTAAACATTTTAATGCTATGCATCCAGGGGTTGGCTTTTTAGTTAAACTAAAATTATTTGGAAAGCGAGCATTCGTCAAAGATATCTTATACCAAATTATATTTATAATGCCGTATGAATAA
- a CDS encoding response regulator — MLKKKINVLLVEDNIIEVMKMDRTISLLKLKHKITKAKTADEAFEILKQKESFPDIILLDLNMPKMSGIEFLSILKSNDSLKHIPTIILTTSDNEKDLNKCYKIGVSGYILKPLKYEDYVKKIEIVLSYWCINELKKY; from the coding sequence ATGCTAAAAAAAAAAATAAACGTTTTATTGGTTGAAGACAATATTATTGAGGTGATGAAAATGGACAGAACCATTTCATTATTGAAGTTAAAGCATAAAATAACCAAAGCGAAAACGGCAGATGAAGCCTTCGAAATTTTAAAACAAAAAGAGAGTTTTCCAGATATTATTTTATTAGATCTAAATATGCCAAAAATGAGTGGCATAGAATTTTTATCAATCTTAAAAAGCAACGACAGTTTAAAGCACATTCCAACCATAATTTTGACAACATCAGACAATGAAAAAGATTTAAATAAATGCTACAAAATCGGTGTTTCTGGATATATCTTAAAGCCTTTAAAGTATGAAGATTATGTTAAAAAAATAGAAATAGTGTTATCTTACTGGTGTATAAATGAATTAAAAAAATATTAA
- a CDS encoding PAS domain S-box protein, with amino-acid sequence MNQNKIDILQRDLKKEKIARKAAEKVVENKSNDLFLLEELKKRNLELENLLEQKSSQLEGVFENINDAYILMDMSGNILKMNDIAIAFFGYNIEKEKLNVCDLIYHEDLEYGSKSFVTLKEEGLFTNYRTRVLTKDKQVKWVQINGNLIVDKENKPTGAQGIIRDITSEKRAEDLLNESENRLSSLIKNLDSAVLLEDENRKIILTNNKFCELFNIPISPDLLKGEDCATAANDSKILFKQPKEFISGVTSLLEKKQQVLGDELIMADGEILERDFIPILNGSVYKGHLWTYKNITLREKYRESLEAEKENYSNIIANMNLGIVELNTNDEILLVNQSFAQMCGYSQKELLGKKAKDVFELLNEADPTKIEMDKLGKRESNSYELKIKNKSGAIRNLLVSRTPNFNINGEVIGYVRIYLDVTEARENANLIQEKKEELDIIVHNSSIGIALTRHGRIIKTNAALQNMLGFSEEELNTFAIKDLSFAEDSPSFKKYINQITLDKINNFTFTKRYKKKDGTIIWTKTDVNVVRDKDRNIKHQVTFIEDITSHREKTLIIDLINNLTKSILGKTDIIEIAWEIVNNIAAYLDTDDCVIYLVDHEKETTEQIAVYGAKLNNDSQIINKLYLPKGKGIVGSVAKSGKSQLINDTSKDDRYVIDEERRFSEITVPIMSNGIAIGIIDSEHKDKNHYTQEHIKTLESIAGLAAIKLRTAISIREHKKVEIRNEQLLKKLEESNNELNEYAHVVSHDLKSPLRSIDALVSWIKTDNADLLNGNTLQNFNLIEDTLEKMELLISDILYYSSIDAITSKKSNVNLNSVVEDLQKILFIPKNISVQILNKLPVVRGEKTKFQQLFQNLISNAIKFNDKDKGLIQIDVLENKSFYQFSVKDNGIGIESRYLDKVFKFFHSLKPSKESSGIGLSIVKKIVELYQGKIWIESEPKIGTTFYFTLKK; translated from the coding sequence ATGAACCAAAACAAAATTGACATATTACAAAGGGATTTAAAAAAAGAAAAAATCGCAAGAAAAGCGGCAGAAAAAGTAGTAGAAAATAAATCTAATGATTTATTCCTTTTAGAGGAACTAAAAAAAAGAAACTTAGAGTTAGAAAACCTTTTAGAGCAAAAATCTTCTCAATTAGAAGGTGTTTTCGAAAATATTAATGACGCTTACATTTTAATGGATATGTCCGGCAATATTCTAAAAATGAATGACATTGCTATTGCCTTTTTTGGATATAATATTGAAAAAGAAAAGCTTAATGTTTGTGATTTAATTTATCACGAAGATTTAGAATATGGATCTAAATCATTTGTTACTTTAAAGGAAGAGGGATTATTCACTAATTACAGGACAAGAGTTCTAACGAAAGATAAGCAAGTAAAATGGGTGCAAATTAATGGAAATCTTATTGTTGATAAGGAAAATAAACCCACTGGTGCACAAGGAATTATTAGAGATATTACCTCTGAAAAGAGAGCTGAAGATTTATTGAATGAATCTGAAAACAGGTTATCATCTCTTATTAAAAATTTAGATAGTGCTGTATTGCTAGAAGATGAGAATAGAAAAATAATCTTAACGAATAACAAATTTTGCGAACTGTTCAATATACCTATTTCGCCAGATTTACTAAAAGGGGAAGACTGTGCTACTGCTGCAAATGACAGTAAAATTTTATTCAAACAGCCAAAAGAATTTATCTCTGGAGTAACAAGCCTCTTAGAAAAAAAACAACAAGTTTTAGGAGATGAATTAATTATGGCTGATGGAGAAATCTTAGAACGAGATTTTATTCCAATCTTAAATGGAAGTGTATACAAAGGGCATCTTTGGACCTATAAAAATATAACTTTACGAGAAAAATACAGAGAGAGTCTAGAAGCCGAAAAAGAAAATTATAGCAATATTATTGCGAATATGAATCTTGGAATAGTAGAGTTAAATACTAATGATGAGATTTTATTGGTCAATCAAAGCTTTGCTCAAATGTGTGGGTACTCCCAAAAAGAACTTCTGGGTAAAAAAGCTAAAGACGTATTTGAACTGTTAAACGAAGCCGATCCTACAAAAATAGAAATGGATAAACTCGGAAAACGTGAATCCAACTCTTATGAACTTAAAATAAAAAATAAGTCTGGTGCTATTAGAAATTTGTTGGTAAGTCGCACACCTAACTTTAATATTAATGGAGAGGTTATTGGCTATGTAAGAATTTATTTAGATGTTACAGAGGCCAGAGAAAATGCAAACTTAATTCAAGAAAAAAAAGAGGAGTTGGATATTATTGTACATAATTCTTCCATAGGTATAGCTTTAACTCGGCATGGTCGAATCATAAAAACAAATGCTGCACTTCAAAATATGCTAGGATTTTCTGAGGAAGAATTAAACACCTTTGCAATAAAAGATTTATCCTTTGCCGAAGATTCCCCCTCTTTTAAAAAATATATCAATCAGATTACTCTAGATAAAATCAATAATTTTACGTTCACAAAAAGATATAAAAAGAAAGACGGCACAATTATTTGGACAAAGACTGATGTTAATGTTGTAAGGGACAAGGATAGAAATATAAAGCACCAAGTCACTTTTATTGAAGACATTACCTCACATAGAGAAAAAACCCTAATCATTGATTTAATAAATAATCTTACCAAATCAATATTAGGTAAAACAGATATCATTGAGATTGCTTGGGAAATTGTAAATAATATTGCAGCGTACTTGGATACTGACGATTGCGTTATTTATTTGGTGGATCACGAAAAAGAAACGACAGAACAGATAGCAGTTTATGGAGCTAAATTGAACAATGACAGTCAAATTATCAATAAGTTATATCTTCCAAAAGGAAAAGGAATCGTAGGAAGTGTTGCTAAATCGGGGAAGTCTCAACTCATAAACGATACCTCTAAAGATGACCGTTACGTCATAGATGAAGAAAGACGTTTTTCTGAAATAACCGTACCTATTATGAGTAACGGTATTGCTATTGGAATTATTGATTCTGAACATAAAGATAAAAATCACTACACGCAAGAGCACATTAAAACACTCGAGAGTATTGCCGGTTTGGCAGCAATAAAATTAAGAACAGCCATAAGCATAAGAGAGCATAAAAAAGTAGAAATACGAAATGAACAGCTACTTAAAAAGTTAGAAGAAAGCAATAATGAATTGAATGAATACGCCCATGTGGTCTCTCATGATTTAAAATCACCTTTACGAAGTATCGATGCCTTGGTGTCTTGGATTAAAACCGATAACGCAGATTTATTAAATGGAAATACACTTCAGAATTTCAATTTAATTGAAGACACCTTAGAAAAAATGGAACTATTAATTTCAGATATTTTATACTATTCTAGTATCGACGCGATAACTTCAAAAAAAAGTAATGTAAATTTAAATAGTGTTGTAGAAGACTTGCAAAAAATTCTTTTTATTCCAAAAAACATATCCGTTCAAATACTTAATAAATTACCTGTCGTAAGAGGTGAGAAAACTAAATTTCAACAACTTTTTCAAAACTTAATTAGCAATGCCATTAAATTTAATGATAAGGACAAAGGCCTTATTCAAATAGATGTTTTAGAAAATAAGTCATTTTATCAATTTTCAGTAAAAGATAATGGAATTGGAATTGAAAGCAGGTACCTGGATAAGGTTTTTAAATTTTTCCATTCATTAAAACCAAGTAAGGAATCATCAGGTATTGGGCTTTCCATTGTGAAAAAAATAGTTGAACTCTATCAAGGCAAGATTTGGATAGAATCTGAACCAAAGATAGGAACGACTTTTTATTTTACATTAAAAAAATAA
- a CDS encoding LytR/AlgR family response regulator transcription factor — MDCIIVDDEQMARVIIKTLCDEIKFLKVVGEFSNAMQAIKFLNANEIDLIFLDIHMPDFSGVDFIKTLKNPPKIILTTSDSQFAIEAFEYDFIVDYLLKPIELARFQKAILKVQKHEPTSNEVKLDSEIKNDFYVNIDRRLIKIHLESICIVEAKGDYIHIKTEEKNYVVHSTLTRIEEKLPNSLFLRVHRSFIINVKKIVDIEDNTVVIKREVIPVSRSKRPELMKRLDLL; from the coding sequence ATGGATTGTATTATCGTTGATGATGAACAGATGGCAAGAGTTATTATTAAAACTCTTTGTGACGAGATAAAATTTTTAAAAGTTGTTGGTGAATTTTCAAACGCAATGCAAGCGATTAAGTTTTTGAATGCAAACGAGATAGACCTCATTTTCTTAGATATCCATATGCCAGATTTTAGTGGTGTAGACTTTATTAAAACATTAAAAAACCCTCCAAAAATAATCTTAACAACTTCAGATTCACAATTTGCCATTGAAGCTTTTGAGTATGATTTTATCGTAGATTATTTACTAAAACCTATAGAGTTAGCACGATTCCAAAAAGCGATTCTAAAGGTCCAAAAACATGAACCTACCTCAAACGAGGTAAAATTAGATTCAGAAATAAAGAACGATTTTTACGTTAATATTGATAGGAGACTTATAAAAATACATTTGGAGAGTATTTGTATTGTAGAAGCAAAAGGCGATTATATCCATATAAAAACAGAAGAAAAAAATTATGTAGTCCATTCTACACTAACAAGGATAGAAGAAAAACTACCGAATTCATTATTTTTAAGAGTACACCGCTCTTTTATTATTAATGTTAAGAAAATTGTTGATATAGAAGATAATACTGTTGTTATAAAAAGAGAAGTCATCCCTGTAAGCCGATCTAAAAGACCTGAATTAATGAAACGCTTGGATTTATTATAA
- a CDS encoding sensor histidine kinase, with product MYKVLIVEDTLAIREEIYDILLMEGYEVFQAENGLIGFELALKEQPDLIVSDILMPELNGFEMFEKLQTNNKTVSIPLIFLSAKAEKEDIRIGMNLGAEDYLTKPTNVDDLLNAVKNKIKKKLIIDQTISAKTGALSKILQSQKNELDNYSHLISHELKSSLRNISDLLTWSQEDRDETNNFQDSTINFQLMEDRIEKMDLLLAKLEHYNNITSATFKNKLVNSNTIVKRIINEIHKPSAVTIKIKNELPTLFVDENMVEKVFKILIGNALNHIDKKTGFIEIACDITQKDYVFSITDNGIGIHEKYHKKIFNMFEAMESTKSAGIGLSMAKKIISHYNGQVYLKSIPNVETTFYFNLPISEVSPVKQRI from the coding sequence ATGTATAAAGTATTAATTGTAGAAGACACCTTAGCGATAAGAGAGGAGATTTATGATATCCTGCTCATGGAGGGTTATGAGGTTTTTCAGGCTGAAAACGGATTAATCGGTTTTGAATTAGCTCTAAAAGAGCAGCCAGATCTTATTGTTTCAGATATACTTATGCCAGAGCTTAACGGTTTTGAAATGTTTGAAAAACTACAAACAAATAATAAAACGGTGAGTATTCCATTAATCTTCCTTTCAGCAAAAGCAGAAAAGGAAGATATTAGAATTGGGATGAATCTAGGTGCTGAAGATTATTTAACCAAACCTACAAATGTAGACGATCTGCTGAATGCTGTTAAAAATAAAATTAAGAAAAAATTAATAATAGACCAAACTATTAGTGCTAAAACTGGAGCATTATCTAAGATTCTTCAAAGTCAGAAAAATGAACTAGATAATTACTCTCATTTAATTTCACATGAATTAAAATCTTCTTTAAGAAATATTTCAGATCTATTAACTTGGTCTCAAGAGGATCGGGATGAAACTAATAATTTTCAAGATTCTACTATCAACTTTCAATTGATGGAGGACAGAATAGAAAAAATGGATCTACTATTAGCAAAACTAGAACACTATAACAATATCACGTCGGCTACTTTTAAAAACAAATTAGTAAATAGTAATACTATTGTAAAACGGATTATAAATGAAATCCATAAACCGTCTGCTGTAACAATTAAAATAAAAAATGAATTACCTACCTTATTTGTTGACGAAAATATGGTGGAAAAAGTATTTAAAATCTTAATAGGAAATGCTCTAAACCATATTGATAAAAAAACCGGTTTTATTGAAATAGCCTGTGATATTACCCAGAAAGATTATGTTTTTTCAATCACAGATAATGGGATTGGAATACACGAAAAATACCACAAGAAAATATTCAACATGTTTGAAGCAATGGAATCCACTAAATCCGCAGGAATTGGATTAAGCATGGCTAAAAAAATTATTTCTCATTATAATGGACAAGTTTATTTAAAAAGCATTCCTAATGTAGAAACAACATTTTATTTCAACCTTCCGATTTCCGAAGTGTCTCCTGTAAAACAAAGAATCTAA
- a CDS encoding sensor histidine kinase translates to MSKPSYKELEMELIALKENAIVSSKELSYKEFFDNMADMVNVIELIYDTDGQPIDFYNRATNICFSKFFGKTQEQLVNKKISSIVDVIEDNWFTSFASVDKTGEEIRFKSYGAAYDKFYRVTAWKISKNRVGISMSDITEAEKAKIELKKNLKKEQKERSKTEYLLKEKRVELQENIYNLNSANTELAFQNNEKEKRANELILANTELAFQNNEKQKRADELAIANTELAFQNKEKQKRADELAIANTELAFQNKEKDNRADELILANKEKQKRADELVLANKEKQKRANELILANKELAYQTELEVYRFEMEHVAHDLTLLIDTANAPIFGIDSRGLVNEWNQTSEKITGFTKDEVLGKDLVQNYITKEYRESVKKVLDDALLGQETANYEFPLFAKDGQRVMVLLNSSTRRDAKGEITGVLGVGQDITELDGYRNELELKVNERTLKLNQALEKQKELNELKSRFVSTASHEFRTPLSSINFAAGSIKKYWSKMEPILIQKKLDKIEDQVLHMTKLLDDILIVGKAEAGKIIQHPVDINIGDFMSEIIDEVSSACEKSHDIKLIDAEGLKMTDIFIDEKSGRNIFINLIGNAVKYSPTTKNITVALSSEKKYTVITITDYGIGISKSELKTIFKPFSRGKNVDLIQGTGLGLTIVKEAIDAIGGKIIVNSTLGNGTSFIIKILKKQHV, encoded by the coding sequence ATGAGTAAACCGTCGTATAAAGAACTGGAAATGGAGCTCATTGCGTTAAAAGAAAATGCTATTGTTTCTTCAAAAGAGCTGTCATATAAAGAGTTCTTTGATAATATGGCAGACATGGTTAATGTCATAGAGCTTATTTATGATACGGACGGTCAACCTATCGATTTCTATAATCGGGCAACAAATATTTGTTTCTCAAAGTTTTTTGGTAAAACCCAGGAGCAATTAGTAAACAAAAAAATATCCTCAATCGTTGATGTCATAGAAGACAATTGGTTTACTTCTTTTGCTAGTGTTGATAAAACAGGAGAGGAAATTAGATTTAAAAGTTATGGCGCTGCATATGATAAGTTTTATCGCGTTACTGCATGGAAAATTTCCAAAAATAGAGTTGGTATCTCCATGTCAGACATTACAGAAGCTGAAAAGGCCAAAATTGAATTAAAAAAAAATCTTAAAAAAGAACAAAAAGAACGCTCTAAAACTGAGTACTTACTCAAAGAAAAGAGAGTAGAGTTACAAGAAAATATCTATAATTTAAATAGTGCCAATACCGAACTTGCTTTCCAGAATAATGAAAAAGAAAAACGTGCAAATGAGTTAATACTTGCCAATACCGAACTTGCTTTCCAGAATAATGAAAAACAAAAACGTGCAGATGAATTAGCCATTGCCAATACTGAACTTGCCTTTCAGAATAAAGAGAAACAAAAACGTGCGGATGAATTAGCCATCGCCAATACCGAACTTGCCTTTCAGAATAAAGAGAAAGATAACAGGGCAGATGAATTAATTCTAGCCAACAAAGAGAAACAAAAACGTGCTGACGAGTTAGTTCTGGCCAATAAAGAGAAGCAAAAACGTGCAAATGAACTTATCCTTGCTAACAAAGAACTTGCCTATCAAACTGAACTTGAAGTTTACCGCTTTGAAATGGAACATGTCGCGCATGATTTGACATTGTTAATTGATACTGCGAATGCTCCTATTTTTGGAATTGATAGTAGAGGACTCGTCAATGAGTGGAACCAGACTTCTGAAAAAATTACTGGATTTACAAAAGACGAAGTATTAGGGAAAGATTTGGTGCAAAACTACATCACCAAAGAGTATAGGGAGTCGGTTAAAAAAGTATTGGACGATGCGTTGCTTGGTCAAGAAACTGCCAACTATGAATTCCCGCTATTTGCTAAAGATGGACAGCGTGTAATGGTATTATTAAATTCAAGTACGCGTCGAGATGCTAAAGGAGAAATTACGGGTGTATTAGGAGTAGGACAAGATATCACTGAGTTGGATGGTTATCGTAACGAGTTAGAATTGAAGGTAAATGAAAGAACCTTAAAATTAAACCAAGCCTTAGAAAAGCAAAAAGAATTAAACGAGTTAAAATCGAGATTCGTTTCAACGGCCTCACATGAATTTAGAACTCCGTTATCATCAATTAATTTTGCTGCAGGCTCTATTAAAAAATACTGGTCTAAAATGGAGCCAATTTTAATACAAAAAAAACTAGACAAAATTGAAGATCAGGTTTTGCATATGACAAAACTACTAGACGATATTTTAATTGTTGGTAAGGCCGAAGCAGGTAAAATTATACAACATCCTGTAGATATAAATATTGGAGACTTTATGTCTGAAATAATTGACGAAGTTTCTAGCGCCTGTGAAAAATCACACGATATCAAACTAATTGATGCCGAAGGTCTAAAAATGACTGATATTTTTATTGATGAAAAATCAGGTAGAAACATTTTCATCAACTTAATCGGTAACGCTGTAAAGTATTCTCCAACCACTAAAAATATTACTGTTGCATTGTCCTCCGAAAAAAAATACACCGTTATTACGATAACAGATTATGGAATAGGAATTTCCAAATCAGAGCTTAAAACTATTTTTAAGCCTTTTTCTAGAGGAAAGAATGTTGATTTAATCCAGGGAACAGGTCTTGGTTTAACAATTGTAAAAGAAGCAATAGATGCAATAGGAGGAAAGATAATTGTGAATAGTACCCTCGGAAATGGAACATCCTTTATTATAAAGATTTTAAAAAAACAACATGTATAA
- a CDS encoding GAF domain-containing sensor histidine kinase: protein MISHDIPLNESERLKSLYKYNILDTLPEEDFDAITNIAASICKTPISLVSIIDKDRQWFKSHHGLNSTETPRDISFCSHSILTPNELFIVNDATKDERFYDNPLTTNYPNVIFYAGAPLNSSDGHCLGTLCVIDKTARKLNKDQKENLKLLAKQVVNLLELRRKNAELSQANEEVLRLNKQLSAFAYKLSHDIKTPISGIKHLSEIIQEDYALALDSKGKSWLALISSSSTYLYSLVEGMLNFTKSTNAEIVFETFNFQKLLEQIKSSCNWEHTYIINYTNCNITLKQSKIAFIQIFQNLLSNSIKFVGESQSIISISLEVDSKFYKIIYKDNGPGIDKKYHKKVFELFETLEKSSSTGIGLPTVSDLLQRLEGSIEIESPKEKKLGIEFCIKIPIIKD, encoded by the coding sequence ATGATTTCCCACGATATTCCACTGAATGAAAGTGAAAGGTTGAAAAGTTTATATAAATATAATATTTTAGATACTTTACCTGAAGAGGATTTTGATGCCATTACAAATATTGCTGCTAGTATTTGCAAGACCCCTATTTCACTCGTCTCTATTATTGATAAAGACAGGCAATGGTTTAAATCTCATCACGGATTAAATAGCACAGAAACACCAAGAGATATTTCTTTTTGTTCCCACAGTATTTTAACTCCAAATGAATTATTTATTGTTAACGATGCTACAAAAGATGAACGCTTTTATGATAATCCACTAACTACAAATTACCCTAACGTTATTTTTTATGCAGGGGCTCCATTAAATAGTTCAGACGGTCATTGTTTAGGCACTTTATGTGTTATTGATAAAACAGCGAGAAAGCTAAATAAAGATCAGAAAGAGAACTTAAAATTATTAGCAAAACAAGTCGTTAATTTATTGGAGTTAAGGAGAAAGAACGCAGAATTATCGCAGGCAAATGAGGAGGTTTTAAGGTTAAATAAACAATTAAGTGCATTTGCTTACAAGTTATCGCACGACATCAAGACCCCAATAAGTGGAATAAAGCATCTTTCTGAGATAATACAGGAAGATTATGCCCTCGCATTAGATAGTAAAGGAAAATCGTGGCTCGCGCTAATTTCTTCTAGCAGCACCTATTTATATTCTTTGGTTGAAGGAATGTTGAATTTTACAAAATCTACAAATGCTGAAATAGTTTTTGAAACGTTTAATTTTCAAAAACTACTCGAACAAATTAAATCATCTTGTAATTGGGAGCATACATATATTATCAACTATACTAATTGTAATATTACTTTAAAACAATCAAAAATAGCTTTCATTCAAATATTTCAAAATCTACTCTCTAATAGCATAAAGTTTGTAGGTGAATCGCAATCTATTATTTCTATTTCTTTAGAGGTTGACTCGAAATTTTACAAGATAATTTATAAAGATAACGGTCCTGGGATTGATAAAAAATACCATAAAAAAGTATTTGAACTTTTTGAAACTTTAGAGAAGAGCAGTAGTACTGGAATTGGTCTCCCTACTGTTTCAGATCTATTACAAAGGTTAGAAGGAAGTATTGAAATAGAAAGTCCAAAAGAAAAGAAATTAGGAATTGAGTTTTGTATAAAAATTCCAATTATAAAAGATTGA